The sequence below is a genomic window from Ipomoea triloba cultivar NCNSP0323 chromosome 2, ASM357664v1.
TGAaaatcgaggactaaaaggagtactatcccaatagtcagaggaccatttgtggtattaactcttagacaaattattgtgtggaccatggtccacatagtgctgtgtggaccataacaaaaaatattaatgaatatACATCATACATTGTAGACTTAGGAGTTGATTTTTTGGGATTTAGCATTTGAGGTTAGTGTGGCGAGCTCCCTAGTCCCGCCACACCAACCTGTGGTGGCCACGGAATGGGGATCGCGTCACCCAGTCCTATTGGTCCACGGGTCCCCTGAACCCGTGAGTTCAATGTTGTGGTGCCATAGTGTGTTCTGTGCATTACCACTTTGTGACCAATGATTTTGGGaaatatttaagtatttatataCACATCCATACATCCTCtttaaaaactatttaaaaacttctctaaaaaaaaaaaaaaactatttaaaaactattttgGCTTGAAAACTTATGTATTGAGAGATATACATCCACTTTCTCAATCAGGCCcgttcctatcattttataggcccggggcattagggctgttaacgaaccgaacataaacgaacggaggctgttcatgttcatttgttaaggattttggggtgtttgtgttcgtgttcgtttgttaaggtttttgaaaattctgttcgtgttcgtttgttaagcgttcgttaacgttcgcgaacacaaATTTTTTGCCTTTGCTCAAAGTGATGGAGACTGTAATTTGAATGCCAGATGCTATGGCCAAGCTTAGTACATAACCttcaatttttgtgtttttggtagtCTGCGTCCTGGACgttaaatatacatacacatgcatGCACTTATTATTAGAACCCTAATATATATGGATGAcgatttcaattttttgtttttttaaaaaaaaaaaaaagtagttggTGACGTCGTAGTTGCTCCACAAGGCCGTCTTGCCATTGATGAAAGTCGTAGCTTTGCTGTCAATCCCAGGCTCAGCCACCCAGTTTCACCAGTCTTCATAGCTCTGCAAATTTGATGAAAGtgaatatgtaatataatagtCGTGAACCCCTCAATCTTTAAATGAAAAGTGAAATATCATTTTTACCTTCATTTTTAACCGTCCAAACATTTATTTAACAGAGACGAAAAGACATAGTTACTTTAGAAACAATTGAGGAGGATAAAGTGGCTACATAACTAACACGGGAGATATGTGCTATAAGTAAACAACTCATGGATTGTTGGGCCAGAGTGTAGGGGCCTTTGGGAttgaggattcaaccttttgggagaaatAAACAACTCATAGGAGAAAAAGTTTCATTTTCCCAATagctttttattaaatattccaattttaaaaatgggggtgttacactatCTCTGTATTGAAACCTAACTGTAGTAGTACTCCTAAGTGAAATTCTCTCCTCCTAATACTTCTTAACTCTCAATACAGAAGGTAGGGAATTGAATGCGTGTCTTAATCTTGCGGGTTGGAGGTCTTTAAATTGCTTTCCAATAGCTTTCTCTTCTTTATTAATCCTTGTGGGAAATGGGAATGTACATGCGAATTCCTACTTTGACTGGGATTTGTATTCTGAGTTCgtcttgtttttatttatttatgcccTTATGTCTAGGATTGCAATCgattttatttatctttataaaaaatttaagacaaTTATTTCGGGCCTACAAGAATATTAACGGTTGTATAGAGTAGAAGCAGCTTCCGAGAATGGCATTCATAACAACATGATGTATGTACTTGACGAGATAGGCTGTAGACATGGTGGTGTGGAGTGTGACTCATTAGAATATTGTGTCAACGCCTTTGTTGTACCATACTATCTACCATCAAGGTAACCTTAGCTTCAAGAGAGAGaccaaaaatgattttatttatttttgctaaTAATTTAGacaaattattacatggaccatggtccacacagttgtgtgaacaaaaaataaaaagtacattatttttgtattgaaggtacattatttttgtactgaagatacattatttgatatatattatatatcaaataatgtaccttcagtacaaaaataatgtatcctaaaataatgtacctatagtacaaaaataatataccttcagtacaaaaataatgtattttttatttttggtccacacaactgtgtagacaatggttcatgcaataatgattgaataatTTAGGACAATAATTTTGGGCCAACAAAATTAACCGCCGTtgtttagagttttaatgaaaGGAGAGCTGATCTTTTATTCAAGCTGACACATCAATATAAATAGGGGCGTGCACAAGTACTGTTACAGATAGAAGCTTATTCCTACGTAAATGCTACTATACATAGAACAAGCTAAGGCATGCATCCAAAATATGATTGAAATACAAACAAACTTAAATGTCAAAGCATGAATAATTTTAGGATATCCCTTAATACATACTGCATTTGATCAAGGGAACAGTTGAATGAGAGACCTGATCCCTAAAGTGGATGATATTTTGTAATCACTAAAACCAGCTTCCCAGAATAGCTTCTCCCATTGCTTCTTGTTTCTCTCTTTGCTACCCAACAGAACCATCATCAACATGTCCATGTAGATTTGCGCCTTGCTACCACAAGCGTCTTGTTTTGGATCTTCCATCACCATATCTATTATTATCACCTTCCCTCCTAATTCCCTACTTGGAATTGCCTCTTTGCACTTCTTCAGTATTTTCACGCACTCTTCATCGTTCCAGTTGTGCATAATCCACtgtaaacaatataaacaaaggatTTTACTCCAATTATCAAGTCAAATTAAAATGTGtaaatcatgattttttttttttttttgtgataagAGAAACTCACAACTATTACTCGATTATTGActaacttaaataaaaaaaggcTAATAGGCCTGTTAgagtcaaacttataataaCTTTATAGTTACTAAGAGCACGCATCCCCAATAGTGGATAGTCTTTCATGGTTTTTAGAAACAGTAAAAACAAGTGTGTTTGTTTTTCTCTAACGTGGGGTGTTGTTGTTTCATGGTATGTTCTGTTGCAAGAATGGTTTTTTTGTAAGGCCCATcaaagaaaaaagggaaaagaaaggCCTAGTTCTAGACAAATTATTccgtggaccatgaatataatgtatatttgtattaaggtacattatttttgtattgaatatgcattatttcatagtatatataaaataatgtactttcagcacttaaataatgtaccctaaaataatgtatttttagtatattaaaaatgtaccttttatttatggtcaatgcaataatgattgctagtTTTATGGGTAAATTAttgcatagaccatggtccacacagctgtgtggaccaaaaataaaaagtacattatttttatactgaaggtacattatttttgtattgtaggtacattatttgacagtatatatcaaataatgtaccttcagtacaaaaataatgtaccctaaaataatgtacctacaatataaaaataatgtaccttcagtacaaaaataatgtactttttatttttgatccacacaactgtgtggaccatggtctatgcaataatgattgagttCTATGTGTGGAGACCACACCAACTGATGGGCCAGACctcctttattttttatttttccttcttctctcCTCACTCTCGATTGGTAGTTCAAaagccacaaaaaaaaaaaataaaaaaatcactacTAATCTACTATTCAGAATGCTCTAAGTAAATAGCCCAAACAACTTGTAGGGAATTGCCCAATCCCCCTTACATGAAACACGGATGGTTCAATAATATCACATAATTATTGTGCATGTGGGGGCCGggtatctaaaaacataataaatgtgaatgaaggttataccccttatttatgttcattttttccgttaagtttttttgtacattatgctataaaagttgtattacataatattttggacaaatatacccctaccgttataacttccgttatcttttccactattgttactatgcacatgcatctaccatatattttcttatcttcttcaataataataataatatatatacacattaaatattatagttatatgttagttattttttaaaatataattattcaatttataaaaatattttacattattattattatttactatattaaaatttaaataaatttaaaattttaatacaaaatattaatattggacacATATTTTTTGTGCATTGGCATAAGAAAAGctagtaataaaatatatacctTGAGTAATACGACGTTAGCAGTGGGGATACTTTCAAACATATCTCCGCCCACAAACTCCACATTCTCAATACTACTTCCAGCATTTACACAACCTATAACGTGTGGGAGATCAAGTACGGTGCATTTCATGGCCGGAAAGCATTTGGCTATGGCGGAGGCAACGCCACCCTTGCCACCCCCGACGTCCACCAGCGATGTAACACCATCAAACACATCTTTAGACGCCTCACCGCTCAACAGCGCTTCCACAATCAACTGCGAGTCCTTAGTCATGGCTTCATTAAAAAGTTCACTGTACCCAGAATCATGGGAGAAGAAATCCCAGATTTTCTGTCCGTGGGCAGTGCAAAACGGGCTTGGATCATCGTTTTTGAACCAATCACCCAAGGAATTACAAGACTTTTGGTAAACATATCCAATGCATAAGTGAACGAATGCCCTTAAATTTACAGACTCATCATCTCCCACCACAAGGCGGCCTGCTGGCGTGAGCGAATAATACTCTTCTTGCTCATCATCATCGTCTCGTCCGTGTTTCGTGACCAAAAGCAGACCGGTGTGGACCAAAAAGTGGGTGAGGCGGTGGATGTAGGGAGCCTTGGAAGGGTGGATGGGTAGGGCAGAGATGAGGTGGGAAAGAGACATGGGTTTGCCATGGTTATGGATGATATCTGGTATGCCTATCTCAACTGCACATTTTAGGGTTGCAGAATCTATATAGTTTAGAATGTGGTTCCATGTTTGAGCTTCGGCTTGCACACCCTCATTACAAAGTTTCCCTATCTCACCCATCACGTACTTCTCCCACTCGATCGATCTACCTATTATAATACTTAACAAACAAGCTAGCTTATTAAGTACTGTATGTTCGAATTGATCCAGGAATGCCATTTTATACTACTTACTcgattatatttttagtatcaCTGCACAACAcacaattatattcaaaatgaTAGATATTGGCTAGGAACGGACCAGCaattaaagaaggaaaatattgattaaaaaactaaattattGGTGGGGTCAGTTTGAGCCCTACGGGTAAATCCTGTCTGTTGTAACTTCTAAACTAGCTTAGGTTTTCACCAACTGTCACGGAGCAGTAGAACTGTAGAAGAAGCAGAAACAATGAAGCAAAAGAACTGATAttttctatcattttttttttggtttttttttaaatattttttttttgttttttttaataaaaaaacagaCCAAGAAGATATTATTGTGCCAAATGACAATTATTATTCTCCTAAAAccaactcaaattaagaaggctAATAAATACTTCCACAAAAAGTTCAATCTATCTTATAATCTTTTGGTTATTAAGTCAATCATTTATTGACTCAAGTTTATCTTTCTATTGATCTTTTAACTAATATAAGACGTTGTtcccaataataataagaataataactactactactgctgctactactgctactgctactgctactgctgctgctgctacaCAACTACTGCTACTACTGCTACTCCTGCTACTGCtgcttaaaaaaataatatgggATTACAAAATAGATCGAGTTAGTGGGTTAATGCCACATTATTAGGAagttaaattttgttattttaaagtCACTATAAATAGTATGCTTAGTTTCAATTTTCAAGTTAATAACCATTCTAATtacaaacttaaaaaaataatattgcattAAATTAATAACTATTCTAATCATTAACGTAAAAgcaaaaaataatactatattAAATTGATATTATAGTCATTaatgtaaaaggaaaaaaattgcaTTAAATTGATAATTCTTCATGCATCacaatcaattttttaaacCAACATGGTTagcgtggtggttcagcacctcgtCCCTTTTGGCCAGTCacctaccacttagtgtgctgaccgtTGGGACGGAGGATTAGTCTTGGAGGAATACCTTtggtaaaaacaaaaaaaaagcaattttttaggtaaaaattcCGGAAAAATATAATGACTAAATGTGTTATTTCGTTAAAATTGTCATATATTCacattgtaaatatttatatagattaaaTATACAATTGCGTTATGACTTgaagattaaaattaaagtacaaacaatattatcatattttcaaattttacctTATTTTTACTcactatatattaaaatgagacatttaatttaattttctaaatttaattttttttatttcaataaaatatgacaatatttcttttttgaatAATGAGAGAAAATTTAAAGTTACTAACATTATTATATACTAAGTAAATCTTATTTTGTAATCTTAGTTGTTAAAGTACAACCACAAGAAAATAAGTAAGTCTAGGGGGGTGTATTGGatcaaaacttttaaagattttcaaaaacttttaaagtgatggattttaattggcTTTTGcagagtttttgtaaactttcctagaatcttttaaaatattatcaacTTTATAAGAGTCTATAAATATCCGTAGGATAAACATTTaaagacttttaaaaaaaatttcatattaaaaagtctacaaaaatcattaaaactctaaattgaatacatcctcacaaacattccataacttctattaatttagtatttataattttcttacaaaagtatatttttataaatcataaataaattaatgcattgtaaaaaaaataaaaaataaatattaattgtaaaaaatagagtatattaatATCTCAAAAAATTCAGcttaacacaaaatacatatattaataattaattaacatacaattatataaaattatattaattaaataaaaattataaaatataaattatatttccaaataaaatattgttgtatttgcaaaaataaaaaataaaatatttctgtGGTTGTTGCTGCGGTTAGCAAGCtttgctgcgatcgcagcaatTTATTTTGCTGCGATCGTAGCAATTTTTTGTTGTGATCGCAACATTTTTTTCTCTGAATATtttgaaacgtaccgtaaaattgatgaaaagatCTTTTAATTCagatagagaaaaaaaatctgTAGAGAATGTTGAAAAATTTGGGATTAGAAGGtcggatttcatctatttatattaatgaagaaaaagtctacaCAAATCTTATTCTGATAGAatctatgaaagttaataagtttttgaataccagtagacttttaaagattttataaaAGTCTGAATAGATTACCAGTATACTTTGAAAGAGTTTTAAAAAGTCTAGATTTAATACTGGTAGatttttaaagactctttaaaaatctaaattaaataccacaaaacttttaaaattagcaaaagtctttaaaaatctatgaaagtcatgattgaatacacaaAAGAAGacaaattaacatttaaaattcACTGCGTTGGCGTTGCCAATTACGACAAAACTTTGATCATATCaagatggatatatatatatatatatatatatatatatatatatatatatatatatatctatatatatatatatatatatatatctatatatatatatatatatatatatctatatatatatatatatatatatatctatatatatatatatatatatatatctatatatatatatatatatatatatctatatatatatatatatatatatatagatatatatatatatatatatatatatatatatatatatatatatatattgtaacaaAATTGACCCATACAGCGACACTAATCTTCTTCTGCATGAAGCTATGCAGGTGTGACAAGTGGTGTCTTCAAGTATTGATTAGTGTCCATGGGTTTGCATGCCAATGCACTCGTGGCATCATCTCTGTTGCCCCTCTATCTGCATCCAATTCATCAAATATATCAAAGCATTGATACCCAATAATTCTATCACTTTCATTCAGATATAAGgcatatttgattatttgatttttagtcAGTGATTTGAGAAAACGGATTGCTCCGTTAGAAACTCAAACGTTGCTATTAGCAGCATTTGAGCTCaagagaaaattatattttctctaaaatgtctttatttttaattattatatttaaaaaaaaggaaaaaagaaaacaaacgaCTGAGCTTAAACAGTTACGTTTGGAAGAGGAGCTCAAGACCTAGTCTTTCAAACGATTTTGATGTGGGATCAAAATGATTTCACATCATTTAAAAAGGGGagtgttatattatattattttttttgttaaataataacaattattgttgttgttgttattgtaattattattgtaaattttattttattattacataataataataataataataataataatattattattattattattattattatgaatgcCATTTTTCATATTAActgctaattttaccaaacattttccGGGTTCTCCGGGAATTCTTCCCCACCAAAAAgagttcacttgccacttgagctatcccATTGGGTTCGaataaaatacttgataatgggTTTAGGTAGAATGAATTAGtttgtttggtagtaaataagaagagttaattccatttttagtcctagatttgTAGGTggtaatccacttttagtcctttttcaAAACACCTCTtattggtcctaatattattgtggcatgaccattttttgtcattcgtcaacaaatcattgaaatgtcgtaaaatacaaggacattttgatcctttttatacaaagtgggttAACCCGAtacacttttatttttatttttttgaaaaaaattcataattaaatatcTAAATGCGCTTATATTTTACAAAagaacgattttgttgatgaaggaccaaaaatggtcatgccacaataatactaggaccaaaagggGATACTTTGaataaaaagaactaaaagtggattgccatatataaatctaggaccaaaaatggaattaactctaaataagaattagaattaaaataaataaataaataaataattaattaattaaaattaaaataaataaaatataaaaatatataataaagatatatacacatacatatatgtgtgtataaattaaactttCATATTTAATTGCATGGAcaatgatttattattatttttccttattttcgATTTTATTGTTCGAAAGTAGAGGAGTAAaatggtaatatatttttaaattattaaagaatttgGTTCGATATTAGGATACCAAAAATAGACAAACACATATGATATAATAAGTATCAAAATCCAAGGTGCAGTACACCATcccttgttggtcccgatagggtgggaaaagtctagaggggggggggggatagacttttcaacaatttcaaaaattataacactTCTGTGATTTCAACTCTAGGTAGCAAGcataaagcaaataaacaacttaGAGTTCGCAGCGGAATATCagtacgtaaagtgctataaataacTTGATCAGATATGAAGAGATATATCGCATCCAAGAGCAAACCTAGATGATAAATAAAGagtgaatagtaaatgggtttGTATGAATCAGGAGGAATC
It includes:
- the LOC116010914 gene encoding trans-resveratrol di-O-methyltransferase-like — its product is MGEIGKLCNEGVQAEAQTWNHILNYIDSATLKCAVEIGIPDIIHNHGKPMSLSHLISALPIHPSKAPYIHRLTHFLVHTGLLLVTKHGRDDDDEQEEYYSLTPAGRLVVGDDESVNLRAFVHLCIGYVYQKSCNSLGDWFKNDDPSPFCTAHGQKIWDFFSHDSGYSELFNEAMTKDSQLIVEALLSGEASKDVFDGVTSLVDVGGGKGGVASAIAKCFPAMKCTVLDLPHVIGCVNAGSSIENVEFVGGDMFESIPTANVVLLKWIMHNWNDEECVKILKKCKEAIPSRELGGKVIIIDMVMEDPKQDACGSKAQIYMDMLMMVLLGSKERNKKQWEKLFWEAGFSDYKISSTLGIRSLIQLFP